The genomic region TAGTGAGAGACTTAAAAATATTTAGATAACCAATATACACCAAAACAACAATTTGGTATACTTCCTTACAAATATTTATCAAGTTATTCTATAAACGATCCTTAAGATATCTTCAAAAATTTAACTTTATTTCAACTTAGAAAAAAGGCAATTATCAACAGACTGAAGCTTAAACTTAGTAAAAATAAGATTATTTTAGGTCATACTCTTATTTAAAATTACAAGTAAATTATGAAAGTAATTTTCCTAACCATATTTCCAAACATTATAGAAACATATCTTTCAACAAGCATGATGGATAAAGCAACACAAAAAGGTATTATTGAATATCAAGTACTAAATATACGAGATTTTGCAAAAGACAAACACAAAAAAGTAGATGATTACACATACGGTGGTGGCAAAGGAATGATTTTCAAGCCAGACGTAGTCTATGAAGCAATTACACACTCAAAATCTAAACTACCATCTTCAAAAGTTATCTACATGTCAGCCAAAGGAAGACTACTCTCAAAAGATATCCTAAATGAATACTTAAACTGCAATGAACTAGTAATACTATGCGGCAGATACGAAGGAGTCGATGAGAGAATAGTCGACAATTTTGTTGACGACGAAATATGTATAGGAGACTTTGTTATAACAGGTGGAGAATTACCAGCACTTATATTCATTGATGCTCTAACAAGATTAAAAGGTCTCGTAGATAAAGGTTCAATAATTAGAGACAGCTTCTATTACGAAGGTGGATTACTCGAGTACGATCAATTTACAAGACCAAAAGAGTTTCTAGGTTTTTCCGTACCCGAAACATTAACAAGAGGAAACCACAAAGAAATAGAAAAATGGAGACATTTATCATCTCTCAAAAATACTTATGAAAAACGTCCAGACCTACTTAAACGAGTAAAATTATCAAAAGAAGATATCTTATTCTTAAACTCTCTTTACAAACCAGCATCTACTAAATGAGTATTGATAGATTTCAGATAAAATCCCACCAATAACCAAGCTACTTTTTATATTATCTTTCTTGTATAGCGGCCATCATTTCAGCTTCAGCACATACCTTATCTCCAACTTTAGCTATACCTTTGAACTTACCAAACTTATTAGTTATCTTAATAATCTCTACTTCATAGACCAGTTTATCACCTGGTAAAACAGGATTTCTAAACTTAACTCCATCAATTGCAGCAAAGAATATTAAAGGTGGATTTTGTGAATTATATCCTATTG from Brevinematales bacterium harbors:
- the trmD gene encoding tRNA (guanosine(37)-N1)-methyltransferase TrmD; this encodes MKVIFLTIFPNIIETYLSTSMMDKATQKGIIEYQVLNIRDFAKDKHKKVDDYTYGGGKGMIFKPDVVYEAITHSKSKLPSSKVIYMSAKGRLLSKDILNEYLNCNELVILCGRYEGVDERIVDNFVDDEICIGDFVITGGELPALIFIDALTRLKGLVDKGSIIRDSFYYEGGLLEYDQFTRPKEFLGFSVPETLTRGNHKEIEKWRHLSSLKNTYEKRPDLLKRVKLSKEDILFLNSLYKPASTK